From the Lathyrus oleraceus cultivar Zhongwan6 chromosome 3, CAAS_Psat_ZW6_1.0, whole genome shotgun sequence genome, the window attctagtttttggcgtagtgtctacacaagggttctatttatagaaccacttgtgtgggctgcaagctaaaaagcccactcaagtgtatatggcccatatcttataatatgtcaaaatcacttaagcgcgtggtaccttaccatatttcgtattctacttatgtacaccgtaccttacgatgttctataattcacttaagggcaccgtacattacaatattccttaattactctatctctcatcaatccgtcctttgtgtgtgaccctataggttttcgcggcattgacaattatattaaatcacgtatttaacataataaatagtgagcggtatctagcaacacatcactgctacctaagacacgaaaatgtcatgtgatctgataaatccttctgtgataataattatgtgtataattatctttttgcccttatgtctatattgaacacaaggcatagaccgtgtcatccttgtccagttcaatattgggcccatagacatttatcctgttacgcaggatgggcaaattccatctaggtcactcatgtcccttagcatgcttcgtggagtacccatcaactgtctttatggtcatccaattacggacaacgtttgatcagcaataagacactcgactctacatctagggtccatagtggtttcaggtcgaagggtggtatacaccattatcaccattaacttatgacactttgcataacattctatatagtattctcatagcgggtcaatccagtataaatattactcttaatattcatacctatgtttaagacttgataactctttatccatgatccatgagatatgatcatcagtctataaacataatagtcttcatgctttaatgttatcccacttcataataaagcttgactacggatactttaagaatagtgtccttatgtttaatgtgatctcatgattaagtcatacttgatacattaaacggactagctattctaggaactttattaaacaaacataataaagaaaaaaaccttttattattaataaataattcgatacaagtaccaaaagtattggcctctagggcttacaccaacaataatTCAGTTCTTAAATTTCCCTTGTCATGAACACATGGATGTTGTTATCCggattctgagatacatcaaatGTGCTCCAGGAAAAGGTCTAGTGTATGAAAATAAAGGACATACTAAGATAGTTGGATACTCCGATGCTGATTGGGTAGGGTCACCCATTGATAGACGATCCACCTCTTGGTATTGTGTACTTGTTAGAGGAAACCTTATATTCTGGAAAATTAAGAAACAAAACGTAGTTGCAAGATCAAACGCCGAGGTAGAGTATAGGGTCATGGCAATGGcaacatgtgaacttatttggttaaaaTAGTTGCTCAGggaacttcaaattgaagaagcaagaccaatgacacttatttgtgataatcaagtTGCATTGCACATTGCTTCAAATCCAGTCTTCCATGAGAGGACCAAATATATTGAGATAGACTATCACTTTGTCAGAGAGAAAATCGAGTCAGGTGATATCATCATAAACTTTAtcaactctaatgatcaattgaCAGACGTGTTTACAAAATCTCCGCGAAGCCCTATAACTAATTATATATGTAGCAAGCttggtgcatttgacttatatTCTCAAGCTTGAGGGGGAGTGCTGATATTTGTAATTATATCGCtaagaatatttgtatatcgaatagtcccacatcgactatatcatgtaatcagttgtaatctctctatatataataaagtctctGCAGTGTTTTTCAAAACACACagtttattcaaatgtctcttagtctcttgTATTTCAACAATAACCGAACAATTTCTATAGTATTTTACTATAAAATTTATGATGACCAAACAAGGAGCAATATTTGAGATTGTTTTTTTTTATAAGCAAATCTGTATTAAATTAAGAGTACAAAGGGTACTCAAACATAGAAAAGAGAGGAAATACAAGAAATGTCAACTGAATCAAAGCCTAAAACAAATAAGTCAATGATTCACAAGATAATCCATTGGGTTTGAACACCAGTCATCCCAACCAAAAGCCCTTGCATCTTTAGTTCTAGTGGCAAATCAATTCCAAGCCAAAACTTTTGCTCTATCAACAATGCCGACAATGCGTACGACCGCTCCATGAAAAACAATATCATTTCTGCGAAGCCACATAGCCCAGCAGACCGCGAGGCATACCATCAAGCAAACATTCTTTTGTGCTCTACCTTTGGCAAAAGAGTGAAGCTACTGCAGTTAGTACCAGAGGCGTCCACGTCGAATTAGAACGGAAAATCCAGCCACTTATAGATATGCTCCCAACCTGCAAAACTATTGAGCAATCGAGGAATAAACGGGCCAACGTTTCTTCAGCAGCAGAACATAAATAACACAATAAATTTTCAGAACCATTAATGATCCCCATCTTCGCTAAAGCAATGTGTGTCGACAACCGGTTCAAAAGAAGCCTCCACCCGAAGATAAGTATTTTGCTAGGCACATTTGTTATCCAAAGCAAATCCAAGAGTTGAACAATATTCGGATTTACCCGTACATCAGAATGGAGCACTACTTGAACAACAAGATAACTGTTTTTGACTGAGAAACCATGTTTGCTCCTTCACCACACAAACGAATCGTCCACTAGCCGGTTCAGTCGAACATCTTGCAAAATGACCAGAAGGGATTCTAATTCAGCTTCCTCATCCGCCTGCAGTGGCATATCATCCTTAATCTTCACATCCCAAATCCAACTGTTGTCGACCCACTCCCCCATGTTTAAAACCTTGAGCTTTTGGTCAACAACTCTTGCAAAAATCAGTGGAAATAACATGTCAAGAGAAGGAGAGCCCAGCCAATTGTTTCTTCAAAACTCAATAGTAAAACCATTGCCTATTTTACAAGAAATATTGTTTGCGAACCAGTTATAGTCGTCCTCCTCCACGACACCTACAAGCTTCAAGTCTCTCCACCATAAAGGTTCAAACATGTTAACCAATGGTTTAGCCACTTCGAGCATTATAGATTTGATATCACCATATCTCATTGACAATAAGTCCACCCACAAAGCGCATTGTCTTCATCAAGGATACGCAATTTCCATTTGCTTAAGAGAGAAATATTAAACAATTCGTAATGTTTTACTCCTAATCCACCTTTGTCCTTTGGTTTGCACACGAGATTCCACCTAATCCAGACCACTTTCCTTTTCTCCGAATCACCACCCCAAAGGAAATCACATTGAATCCTAATAATGTCTTGGATAACGCACTTGGGAGCCTCGTAGAAGGAGAAGGAGTAGATTGGAATGGAATTAAGAACAAATTACATATTTTTTTAGTATAATTTGCATTCATTTTaagtatttttgtttttaatcATTTATGTTTTTATAGATTTAGTTAAGATTCTTAATAATCCTTGAAAAGACCTATTTGTGCCAAAATCATCTTAACCAAACAAATTCTATAATATTTTTCTATAGAAATTATAATAACAAAACAATGAGCAATATTGGACAAATCGCGCCTAGAATGAGAGGTAGCAAGATGAGTTATGGAGCACAAAAATAATAtacctcccatttccccctcctaTTTTGTTGCAATGCAACGACAAATGCACCCCTTGCCAGCAGATAGCATGCTTGATCATTGTAATGATCGGCAGATATATGATTAAATGTAAAATTACAATATATGGGTCTGGTGGCTATTCAATTAGTCTGTGACTCAGTGTGTTGATCACACAGTAAAAATTTTCCTCACCTTCTTCATGTTCCTACGACAAACAGGACATATACCAGCTGCCTCAGCTATCCTGCATATATAAGGTTTGGCATACATCATTCACCAGACAAGAAAAAACAGACCTCAGCTAATTACTGCATTGAGATACTTGTCATTGAAAAGTGGTAAAATTGCTGCAGTCTGTACCTATGAGTTATGTACTTAAGAATTTATTACTGCAAAATTGCTTCAGTCTGTACCTATGAGTTATGTACTTTAAAAAACAAAATTGCTTAAAGAATTTAGAAGGGTTTGTTTTGATGACAAAGAATTTACCTAGTTCCACACGCAAAACAAGCCACACAGTGCCCACATGGAAGGAAGAAGCAGTCCCGTGGAGCATCAAAACAAATTGCACAAAGACGCCGAGTATTATTACTAGTCTCACCATCAGCTAAAAACTTCCCGTCAGTGGAACCTCCAGTGAGAAAGTTAAGATCCTCATCATCCTGCGGTATGGAATCATATGACGAACCCCAACTCGAAAGATCATCATCTTTGCGAGAAAGCAAAGGGGCTCGATCTGGTCCTGTTCCTTCAGATCTAGATCCTACTCTATCATCATTGGCACACTGAAGTTTGTTCAAGAAGTTGAAGACCCAAAACATGATTAAAGTCAGTACACCTGTAGGGAGATGTAGCTTTAGTAAGATATAAAAACATTAAGGATTAATACCGTGGGAGGATGATTATATAAAGAGGCTACCTATGCCAAAAATATATGTAAGCCATCTTGGTCCATAGGTCAGTTTGACATACCACTCATCATTAGATGTGTTCTGAACCAAAGTAAAGAGAACATCAATAAACAAAAGGACTGATTCATGTAGTCGACCCCATTTACTGGGATAAGGTGTGGTTATCGTTGTTGTTGACTATTTATATGAAGCAAGTAATGTAATAAAATGAAGCAAGTAATATAATAAATAATCTTGCCTGCTGAGGAGCAGGAGAGACTAAAACAGCTTTGTTTCCATGAGGAAAGTCAATATTTAAACTGCACGGGCTACTAGTCGGGGCACATTTGTAGAAAGCATTTGTTGTATTATGCAAAAAGGCCCTTACAGTGAGGTTTAATTCAACCTActcatcatcaagaacaaagaaTGGAAATAAGAATGATCAATGGTGATGAAATTAATAAACACTGTGTCTTAAATATTTATAAGCCTGTCAAAATCATAAATATAAGGCAAAAAACAACTGActctgatgagaaatacaaaCAAAACCTTATAATAACAATTGCATCAAATAATAACTTTCCCTCACTCAGAACACTCTGGTCCAGAGTTATCATTATTACTCTAACACCCTTTTAATTGAATGCATGGCCTTTTGTGTATACTAACTCTGTCCAAATACGATGTGAATCAAAGGTCTAATGCGGTCCTCAAATAGGCTTAAAATGAGATCATAGGAAAAATATATGAAAGGAGAAAAAACATTATATTATGGTATGATGAATAAAATGCTAGCCAAATCTGTTCATAGTTTagcttcaatgtaccaagtttGGCAAaatctttgtttcttttgtggtcAATCTATCAAAGGACTTTGGATGCTAAGCCACGGTATTAGATGCTTACACAGTTTTGAGGGAACAACAAAGGGATATTAGTGGTATGATCAAAAAGAAGAAATAGTGACGCAAATGTCATATGCTCTGGTAGACTTTCTGTGGTGACTTCTACTGACTAAGTTTACAAATATCTGCATCTATAACAGTTCAATCGCATAAATCTCAGCTAGCTAGCTTATTCTAACATCCTTGCTATCAGAATACTTATGTCCAAATGTCCATATTTATGACTTGTCAATGTCAATGTGTCAGCATACCATTTGAGTTTTTCTTTGAAACCGGGTAGTTTAGAAATGAGTTCTCGCGTACCAGCTTTCTTGTGCAAGCAGCATATTTAGATACACACAGATATTTAAAAAAGTAAGTATTAGGGATAAGTAATGTCCAGGTTCAGATGTACATGTTAACAGCTGAATATTCAAAAGTTTTCAAACATGCAAGTTTAAATTTATGTAAAGAAAAGGCAGATGAAAAATATTCACATTACAAATCATAGTAGCCAAGCATACCATTGCAATAGAGCTTAAGTTTCAATTCACATTCTATATTTATTTACCTTGCTACATTAAACAAGATATCCAATAACTTAATACAAGTTTTACTAGCTTTAAAGATATTTTAATAGAAACTTTTGTTTGTAGATTTCCTAATCCgaaaaaaataaaacatcatgGCTTCACAATCAATGAAAACTTTTGTTTTCAGTCATTCTAGAGATTGTAATTAATTATACCAACTACAGGAGCAAGTATGGCATAGAAATGCAAAAAAAAATACCTCCACTTCATCTTCTAAATTACCCAAGGCCACATAATAGTACGATGACCTGAATATTTCTTGTGTAATCATACCAGTTCCTTGAAGAAGAAAAAATGTCAGTATATGATAGTGTGAATATGAACATAGATATAGTTTTTTTACTACTTTCTTACCATGGATCACGTTCCAAGACAGAGTTGTATTGGGATATGTTGGGTCCTCCAGCCACATTGAGAGACTGTCAGCTCCTGTAAGCAGAGGCAGAAGAATAACATGATCACTAAATATACCACAGCATGCAAATTTTTGGTACGTTCTAAATAATAACCACATGTAAATATGTAGTAACTACAATGGACTTGAGCTCCATGATAACCAAAACAGGGAATACATTCAAATTTGCAATGCTACAATGTAATATTAAAGACGAACGTTACTCGGCCATAGAGCTAAGGCTTTAATGAACTTTACTGCGGAAGTAATTTTGTAGAAAACAATAGGTCAGAAAATCCTAAAAACAGGAAACCTACCATAGGATTAACAGACTATAGCAAAAATATTTACGAAAGAACACACTCAACTCCAAATAATATTAAAAGAGAGCTCTTGATTCTATTAGGAAGCATTATACTCAGGCACACAAAATTGACTTTGGTAAAAATGAGATGTT encodes:
- the LOC127127461 gene encoding E3 ubiquitin-protein ligase APD2, translating into MAEPHSASAIPSSSAANAEASQADENAGASENLPRESRRVSITFGRTNLRMAGDSALVRDEKWSCLAVIFSFWFFVAVTMIMGVYGSMTVVLGPCSSIVLQPNPVFVQYVKVENLEGNPGLVLYGTYRYPPLDVVSTWRETLNTSIPYGADKEWKYYLNRGSEVNISYSVSSESSSIYLVIAEGADSLSMWLEDPTYPNTTLSWNVIHGTGMITQEIFRSSYYYVALGNLEDEVEVELNLTVRAFLHNTTNAFYKCAPTSSPCSLNIDFPHGNKAVLVSPAPQQNTSNDEWYVKLTYGPRWLTYIFGIGVLTLIMFWVFNFLNKLQCANDDRVGSRSEGTGPDRAPLLSRKDDDLSSWGSSYDSIPQDDEDLNFLTGGSTDGKFLADGETSNNTRRLCAICFDAPRDCFFLPCGHCVACFACGTRIAEAAGICPVCRRNMKKVRKIFTV